From the genome of Cognaticolwellia beringensis, one region includes:
- a CDS encoding TonB-dependent receptor plug domain-containing protein, producing MYWEGNTMSSTFKITTLALSVSLALGTVQSYAAENDAGKVKKEEVERIAVVGSRGAPRSVNDSPVPIDLIGSEELEKSGNTDMLELLKGTVPSFNVQSNPISDAASLVKPANLRGLSSDSTLILVNGKRRHRASVIALLGGGINDGAQGPDISVIPSSALKQVEVLRDGAAAQYGSDAIAGVMNFVLKDDADGGSLNVRHGSYYEGDGDTTEVSGNIGMALTDDGFANLSFQYKNADATSRSEQRPDDQGFIDAGNTNVESLAQIWGSPEINDDITIFGNFGLDIGNDREVYMFGNFSERDVRGGFYYRNPHNRGGVYSNDDGASLLIGDLAQTQGAERTCLPVEITTGNVLTQQNYIDNVANNDNCFSFNELAPGGFTPNFGGNIVDTSITMGTRGQFDDTLSYDVSGSVGRNESSYVIYNTLNASLGPETPRDFNPGSHVQLEKFFNVDLVKELEVGLEMPLIIAGGYEYHQETFEVSAGDEASFTAGPYTDQGFSIGSNGFPGFKPSSAGSFSRQNYALYLDVEAQYTEDFLMGYALRFEDYSTFGNTTNYKVTAQYNVTDDFSLRGSVSSGFRAPTVGQANYSNVQTSLDDGILVDSALLAASNPVAQQLGATELSPEESESLSLGAVWEVEGIHFTLDYYNIEVTDRVSQSAKVNLTPEDKVKLKADGVPNVDSIQQVSFFTNDFDTTTQGIDFVANYSTSLLNGDTTFGLAYNWNETTVDRFSAVTGDFKVSRLENDLPNHRATFTWSQSWDEVSMFTRVNYYGEYQGVHADSSGLSKDADAAVTVDLEVSYHVMEDFKVSVGAQNLLDQDAEELDFGPGTPNNLLGGKYYETSPFGFNGGFYYVKATYNF from the coding sequence ATATATTGGGAAGGTAATACCATGTCGTCAACATTTAAAATTACAACTTTAGCGCTATCTGTGAGTTTAGCGTTAGGTACTGTTCAATCATATGCTGCTGAAAACGATGCAGGCAAAGTTAAAAAAGAAGAAGTTGAGCGTATTGCCGTAGTAGGCTCTCGCGGCGCACCTCGTTCAGTGAACGATTCACCAGTACCTATTGATTTAATAGGCTCTGAGGAACTAGAGAAATCGGGTAACACCGATATGCTTGAATTATTAAAAGGTACTGTTCCTTCATTCAACGTGCAAAGTAACCCTATATCAGATGCTGCAAGCTTAGTTAAACCTGCTAACCTTCGTGGCCTTTCTTCAGACAGCACCTTGATACTTGTCAACGGTAAGCGACGTCATCGTGCCTCTGTTATTGCCTTATTAGGTGGTGGTATTAATGATGGTGCTCAGGGTCCTGACATTTCAGTTATTCCTAGTTCAGCACTAAAACAAGTTGAAGTATTGCGTGACGGTGCTGCGGCACAATACGGTTCAGATGCTATCGCAGGTGTAATGAACTTTGTCTTAAAAGATGATGCAGACGGTGGCTCTTTAAATGTGCGTCATGGTTCATATTACGAAGGTGACGGCGATACTACTGAAGTGTCTGGTAATATTGGTATGGCTCTGACTGATGATGGTTTTGCTAACCTGAGTTTTCAATATAAAAATGCAGATGCTACTAGTCGAAGTGAACAACGTCCTGATGATCAAGGTTTTATTGATGCCGGCAACACAAATGTTGAATCGCTAGCACAAATTTGGGGTTCTCCAGAAATTAATGATGACATCACTATTTTTGGTAACTTCGGTTTAGATATAGGTAACGACCGTGAAGTTTATATGTTTGGTAACTTCTCTGAACGTGATGTTCGTGGTGGTTTCTATTATCGTAATCCACATAACCGTGGTGGCGTCTACTCTAATGACGACGGTGCTTCGTTATTGATTGGTGATCTTGCGCAAACTCAGGGCGCTGAGAGAACTTGTCTACCTGTAGAGATCACTACCGGTAACGTGTTAACTCAACAAAATTACATTGATAATGTCGCAAATAATGATAATTGTTTTTCATTCAATGAATTAGCACCAGGCGGATTTACACCTAACTTTGGTGGTAACATCGTTGATACATCAATAACCATGGGAACACGTGGTCAGTTTGATGACACTTTGTCTTACGACGTCAGTGGTTCTGTAGGTCGTAACGAATCAAGTTACGTTATCTACAACACGTTAAATGCATCATTAGGTCCAGAAACTCCACGTGACTTTAATCCAGGTAGCCACGTTCAACTTGAAAAATTCTTTAATGTTGATTTAGTTAAAGAACTTGAAGTAGGTTTGGAGATGCCACTAATTATTGCTGGTGGTTATGAATACCATCAAGAAACGTTTGAAGTGAGTGCAGGTGACGAAGCATCTTTTACCGCAGGTCCATATACAGACCAAGGTTTTAGTATTGGCTCTAACGGGTTTCCTGGCTTTAAACCCTCTTCAGCCGGTTCATTTTCTCGTCAAAACTATGCGCTTTATCTTGATGTCGAAGCACAATACACTGAAGACTTCTTAATGGGCTATGCCTTACGTTTTGAAGATTACAGTACTTTTGGTAACACCACGAACTACAAAGTAACGGCACAATACAATGTGACAGACGACTTTTCATTACGTGGCTCTGTAAGTTCAGGCTTCCGTGCGCCAACCGTTGGTCAGGCTAACTACTCAAACGTACAAACCTCTCTTGACGACGGCATACTTGTAGATTCTGCGTTATTAGCAGCGTCTAATCCTGTAGCTCAGCAGTTGGGTGCAACTGAATTATCACCTGAAGAATCAGAAAGTCTTTCATTAGGTGCAGTTTGGGAAGTAGAAGGTATTCATTTCACACTTGATTATTACAACATTGAAGTAACTGATCGTGTTTCTCAGTCTGCTAAAGTTAATTTAACTCCTGAAGATAAAGTGAAATTAAAAGCAGATGGCGTACCAAATGTAGACTCAATTCAACAAGTAAGTTTCTTTACTAATGATTTTGATACTACAACTCAAGGTATTGATTTTGTTGCTAACTACTCTACTTCATTGTTAAACGGTGATACTACATTCGGTCTTGCTTATAACTGGAATGAAACAACCGTTGATAGGTTCTCTGCTGTTACTGGTGACTTTAAAGTATCTCGTTTAGAAAATGACTTACCTAACCATCGTGCGACCTTTACTTGGTCACAAAGCTGGGATGAAGTTAGTATGTTTACGCGTGTAAACTACTACGGTGAATACCAAGGTGTTCATGCTGACTCTAGCGGATTAAGTAAAGATGCAGATGCAGCTGTTACTGTTGATCTTGAAGTTAGCTATCATGTAATGGAAGACTTTAAAGTAAGTGTTGGTGCTCAAAACCTACTAGATCAAGATGCTGAAGAGTTAGATTTTGGACCTGGTACACCAAATAACCTACTTGGTGGTAAGTACTATGAAACATCTCCATTTGGCTTTAATGGTGGTTTCTACTACGTAAAAGCAACATATAACTTCTAA
- a CDS encoding dentin sialophosphoprotein: MKYFNKNILAVSIALILSSTTTLAMDNDVDNGSAAANETSTATTDNSGNNNSDNTNNSDNSDNSDNTNNSDNSAADNDDNSNNSDNSDNSDNSDNSDNTNNSDNSAADNDDNSNNSDNSDNSDNSDNSDNTNNSDNSTADNDDNSNNSDNSTADNDDNSNNSDNSDNSDNTNNSDNSTADNDDNSNNSDNSDSSDNSDNSDNTNNSDNSNNSDNSTADNDDNSNNSDNSTADNDDNSNNSDNSNNSDNSDNSDSSDNSDNTNNSDNSNNSDNSTADNDDNSNNSDNSNNSDNSTADNDDNSNNSDNSNNSDNSTADNDDNSNNSDNSDNSDNSDNSDNTNNSDNSNNSDNSDNSDNSDNSDNTDNSDNSMANASGMGSAIATNGSTVNLDHSDNSDNSDNSDNSDNSDNSMANASGMGSAVATNGSTVNVDNSDNSDNSDNSDNSFADASDHSASANNGSTANVDNSDNSDNSDNSDNSSAWADGWGTSSANNGGTATTTYSVNESTLMGTVTQNTLAYNFDGASTIATSNNMTDTFNGSAGINQNVQNLGANALTQQQISLQGNVNVNQ, from the coding sequence ATGAAATATTTTAACAAAAACATACTAGCAGTCAGTATTGCCCTAATACTGAGTTCGACAACCACTTTAGCAATGGACAATGATGTGGATAACGGCTCAGCTGCTGCAAATGAAACTTCAACGGCAACTACCGATAACTCTGGTAATAACAACTCAGATAATACTAATAACTCAGACAATAGCGATAATTCTGATAACACTAACAACTCGGATAACAGTGCTGCTGACAACGACGACAACAGCAACAACTCCGATAACAGTGATAACAGTGATAATTCTGATAATTCTGACAACACTAATAACTCGGATAACAGTGCTGCTGACAACGATGACAACAGCAACAACTCCGATAACAGTGATAACAGTGATAATTCGGATAACTCAGATAACACCAACAACTCAGATAATAGTACTGCTGACAACGACGATAACAGCAATAACTCTGACAATAGTACTGCTGATAACGACGACAACAGTAACAACTCCGATAACAGTGATAATTCTGATAATACCAACAATTCAGATAACAGCACTGCTGATAACGACGACAACAGTAACAACTCTGATAACAGTGATAGTTCTGATAATTCGGATAACTCAGATAATACTAATAACTCGGACAACAGTAACAATTCCGATAACAGCACCGCGGATAACGACGACAACAGTAATAACTCCGATAACAGTACCGCTGATAACGACGACAACAGTAATAACTCTGATAACAGCAACAATTCTGACAACAGTGATAATTCTGATAGTTCGGATAACTCAGATAATACTAATAACTCGGACAACAGCAACAATTCCGATAACAGTACCGCTGACAACGACGACAACAGTAACAATTCGGACAACAGCAACAACTCCGATAACAGTACCGCTGATAACGACGACAACAGCAATAACTCGGATAATAGTAATAATTCCGATAACAGTACTGCTGATAACGACGATAACAGTAACAACTCAGATAATAGCGATAACTCCGACAATTCAGATAATTCAGATAACACCAATAACTCAGATAACAGCAACAACTCTGATAACAGTGATAATTCTGATAACAGTGATAACTCTGACAATACTGATAACTCGGATAATAGCATGGCGAATGCAAGTGGTATGGGGTCTGCCATTGCCACCAATGGTAGTACGGTTAATCTAGATCACAGTGATAATAGTGACAATTCAGATAATTCGGATAATTCGGATAACTCTGACAATAGCATGGCTAATGCGAGTGGAATGGGGTCTGCCGTAGCCACTAATGGTAGTACTGTTAATGTAGATAACAGCGATAATAGTGATAACTCAGATAACAGTGACAACAGTTTTGCTGATGCAAGTGATCACTCAGCTTCAGCGAATAATGGCAGTACTGCCAATGTTGATAACAGTGACAATAGCGACAATAGTGACAATAGCGATAACAGTTCAGCGTGGGCTGATGGATGGGGAACATCTTCAGCAAATAATGGCGGTACCGCTACTACAACCTATAGCGTTAATGAATCTACATTAATGGGAACTGTAACTCAAAATACCTTGGCATATAACTTCGATGGTGCTTCTACAATAGCAACTAGCAACAATATGACAGATACCTTTAATGGTAGTGCTGGTATTAACCAAAATGTGCAAAACCTTGGTGCTAATGCTTTAACGCAACAACAAATATCACTACAAGGGAATGTTAATGTAAATCAATAA
- the putP gene encoding sodium/proline symporter PutP, whose translation MLGIGLYAYRKSTSDVAGYMLGGRSLSPSVAALSAGASDMSGWMLMGLPGAMYISGVSSLWIAIGLVVGAFLNYLIVAPRLRTYTEVANDSITLPDFFENRFNDKSRMLRIVSSVVIVVFFTLYTSSGIVAGGKLFESSFGINYEVGLYVTAGVVVAYTLFGGFLAVSLTDFVQGCIMFVALVLVPIVAIGEVGGISELHASISAINPALLDVFSGVSLIGIISALAWGLGYFGQPHIIVRFMAIRSIKDIPAARRIGMSWMVVSIIGAMATGFAGIAYVAKTGLQLDDAETIFIVLSQILFSPLIAGFLLAAILAAIMSTISSQLLVTSSSLTEDFYKTFLHRDASDKQQVLVGRIAVFLVALVAIYLAYDRNSSILSLVSNAWAGFGAAFGPVVIGSLFWKEMTRNAALAGMITGALTVLLWIYVPISINGQSLSSVMYELVPGFILCSSVIYIVTKIAPQDDGKVLAKHDEMLTHHV comes from the coding sequence ATGCTTGGTATTGGTTTGTATGCGTATCGTAAATCAACCAGTGATGTCGCAGGTTATATGCTTGGCGGTAGGAGCTTAAGTCCGAGTGTTGCAGCGCTTTCTGCTGGGGCATCTGATATGAGTGGTTGGATGTTGATGGGCTTACCTGGAGCGATGTATATTTCAGGTGTTAGTAGTTTATGGATTGCTATAGGTTTAGTCGTTGGTGCTTTTTTAAATTACCTGATTGTTGCTCCTCGTCTTAGAACCTATACCGAAGTGGCCAATGACTCTATAACCTTACCTGATTTTTTTGAAAATAGGTTTAATGATAAATCGCGTATGTTAAGAATAGTTTCATCGGTTGTAATTGTGGTGTTTTTCACACTTTATACTTCGAGCGGTATAGTTGCTGGCGGTAAACTATTTGAAAGTTCTTTTGGTATAAATTATGAAGTCGGCTTGTATGTTACTGCGGGCGTAGTTGTTGCGTATACACTCTTTGGTGGGTTTTTAGCGGTGAGCTTAACTGATTTTGTTCAAGGTTGTATTATGTTTGTTGCTTTAGTATTGGTGCCTATAGTGGCTATTGGTGAAGTGGGTGGTATATCAGAACTGCATGCAAGTATTAGTGCCATTAACCCTGCATTATTAGATGTTTTTAGTGGTGTCAGCTTAATCGGTATTATTTCTGCTCTGGCTTGGGGGCTAGGTTATTTTGGTCAACCCCATATTATTGTACGTTTTATGGCGATACGTAGTATTAAAGACATACCAGCAGCTCGTCGAATAGGGATGAGTTGGATGGTCGTTTCTATTATTGGCGCAATGGCAACAGGCTTTGCTGGTATTGCATATGTAGCTAAAACAGGATTACAACTTGATGACGCTGAAACTATTTTTATTGTTTTATCTCAAATATTATTTAGCCCGTTAATTGCAGGTTTTTTATTGGCGGCAATCTTAGCGGCCATTATGAGTACTATTTCTTCTCAGTTATTGGTTACATCAAGTTCATTGACTGAAGATTTTTATAAAACATTTTTGCATCGAGACGCTAGCGACAAGCAACAAGTGCTGGTAGGGCGAATTGCGGTATTTTTAGTTGCTTTGGTGGCAATTTATCTAGCTTATGATCGTAACTCATCTATTTTATCATTAGTCAGTAATGCTTGGGCAGGTTTTGGGGCGGCTTTTGGTCCTGTGGTTATTGGCAGTTTATTTTGGAAAGAAATGACTAGAAATGCCGCTTTAGCCGGAATGATAACAGGGGCGTTAACGGTATTGTTGTGGATTTACGTGCCTATTAGTATTAATGGTCAATCATTAAGTTCAGTCATGTATGAACTAGTGCCAGGCTTTATTCTATGTTCAAGCGTTATCTATATAGTAACAAAAATAGCCCCACAAGATGATGGAAAGGTTTTAGCCAAACATGATGAAATGTTAACGCATCATGTTTAA
- a CDS encoding winged helix-turn-helix domain-containing protein, with the protein MTCFQPNNSLLIISNDSFIIGLLTGYCVANHFTLNCISSAKPLLNNGENPNFKLIIFDLRELTSTVIEEHLESLSKIHNTYSTPICAIYNLNRMPIYRMLSWISYYKHDLFIERLDDYINKYMIDFTHFFDERRNYNRRLGSGRRKLLGTINSFSSKPLNGSASLPNVDATLESLGPFEIDKDCQKIYLKGKNLDLTAKEFKLFKLLSEDPERVCTNEKLITHLWPNRKRANKSDLYQYMHLLRKKVEFDPSNPCWIITIKGVGYKFHI; encoded by the coding sequence ATGACATGTTTCCAGCCTAACAATAGTTTGCTCATAATCTCAAATGATAGTTTTATTATTGGCTTATTAACGGGCTATTGTGTTGCAAATCATTTTACTCTTAATTGTATCTCTAGCGCTAAGCCTCTGCTTAATAATGGTGAAAATCCTAATTTTAAATTAATTATTTTTGATCTGCGAGAGTTGACTTCTACCGTCATTGAAGAACATTTGGAATCGTTGAGTAAGATACACAATACATACTCCACTCCTATTTGTGCCATATATAATTTGAATAGAATGCCGATTTACCGTATGTTGTCTTGGATAAGTTATTATAAACACGACCTTTTTATTGAAAGACTGGATGATTATATTAATAAATATATGATCGATTTTACTCACTTTTTTGATGAAAGAAGGAATTATAATCGTCGCTTAGGATCTGGACGCCGTAAATTATTAGGCACCATCAATTCTTTTTCATCAAAACCACTTAATGGTTCAGCTAGCTTACCTAATGTAGATGCAACTCTTGAGTCGCTAGGTCCTTTTGAAATAGACAAAGATTGTCAAAAAATTTATTTAAAAGGTAAAAACTTAGATCTTACGGCTAAGGAATTTAAGCTTTTTAAGTTATTATCTGAGGATCCAGAACGTGTATGCACGAACGAAAAATTGATCACTCATTTATGGCCAAATAGAAAACGTGCAAACAAATCTGATCTTTATCAATACATGCATTTATTGAGAAAGAAGGTCGAATTTGACCCAAGTAATCCCTGTTGGATCATAACGATTAAAGGCGTTGGTTATAAATTTCATATCTAA
- a CDS encoding FecR family protein, which yields MNKSNKVIPLRTLNTIDDEASIWLVRLDNGNLSDQSRKELKAWLSADKRHPVALKAMADVWDDMDEILMIIDNKDASVKVSIWPILQPIVKPVMLAASISFVALLLWVGMPNDVQKSSYATLIGQQMDATFDDGSIIYLNTNTHIETEFSDNKRIIKLIKGEALFEVAHDPSRPFIVYAGDRLVQAIGTKFVVHLQSEDIQVTVTDGKVKMSKLALNTTLTDINDLDNGTIHKDDVYITKGEKVVVTNDQSPTLTHIKAENMARELSWLNGKLIFVNEKLSDVIEEINRYVEIEIVLKDPSLHKTLISGRFDLKDSEALIEAIELSFNMKSERLGANKVLLTKKI from the coding sequence ATGAATAAAAGTAATAAAGTAATTCCACTTCGTACCTTAAATACGATTGATGACGAAGCGTCTATTTGGTTAGTTAGACTAGACAATGGTAATTTATCTGATCAATCAAGAAAAGAATTGAAGGCTTGGTTGTCGGCAGATAAAAGGCACCCAGTAGCATTAAAAGCGATGGCCGATGTCTGGGATGATATGGATGAGATACTGATGATTATTGATAATAAAGATGCATCAGTAAAGGTATCTATATGGCCGATATTACAACCTATCGTTAAGCCAGTTATGTTGGCAGCAAGTATAAGCTTTGTTGCACTGCTGCTTTGGGTAGGAATGCCTAATGACGTGCAAAAAAGTTCATATGCTACATTAATTGGTCAGCAAATGGATGCAACATTTGATGATGGCTCAATTATATATTTAAATACCAATACTCATATTGAAACTGAGTTTAGTGACAATAAACGTATTATTAAATTAATCAAAGGTGAGGCTTTATTTGAAGTTGCACATGATCCTAGTCGACCCTTTATTGTTTATGCTGGTGATCGCTTGGTACAAGCTATCGGCACAAAGTTTGTTGTACATTTACAATCCGAAGATATTCAAGTCACGGTAACTGACGGTAAAGTTAAAATGTCAAAACTGGCACTCAATACAACATTAACTGACATTAACGACTTAGATAATGGAACGATTCATAAAGATGATGTTTATATTACTAAAGGTGAAAAAGTAGTAGTAACTAACGATCAATCACCTACGCTAACGCACATTAAAGCAGAGAATATGGCTCGAGAACTTTCATGGCTTAATGGAAAATTAATTTTTGTTAATGAAAAATTATCTGATGTTATTGAAGAGATTAATCGCTATGTAGAAATTGAGATAGTCTTAAAGGACCCTTCTCTACACAAGACTCTAATCAGTGGGCGTTTTGATCTTAAAGACAGTGAAGCTTTAATAGAAGCAATAGAACTTTCATTTAATATGAAGTCTGAGCGTCTTGGTGCAAATAAAGTATTACTCACTAAAAAAATATAA
- a CDS encoding C39 family peptidase, whose translation MMRIIFTVILSLILLMPPAQAGTVNLGGGFSGGDFSINISSITELRFKTIYKQQYDFSCGSATLASLLSFHYDDVVDEFMVFKDMYSNGDQPKIQQNGFSLLDMKHYLSRRGYNSNGFKISLNQLAKAEIPAITIINNKGYMHFVIIKGIDENEVLIGDPAVGIKVYSRSKFEEVWNNRILFVIQDKKDIASNHYQSQAEWRLRVKGHLVLAVDHSSLALFNMLQPSAIDF comes from the coding sequence ATGATGCGTATAATATTTACGGTAATTTTGTCGTTAATACTACTAATGCCTCCTGCACAGGCTGGCACAGTTAATTTGGGTGGTGGTTTCAGTGGTGGCGATTTTTCAATAAATATTTCAAGTATCACGGAATTACGCTTCAAAACTATATATAAGCAGCAGTACGACTTTAGTTGTGGCTCTGCTACTTTAGCAAGTTTACTGTCTTTTCATTATGATGATGTTGTAGATGAATTCATGGTTTTTAAAGACATGTATAGCAATGGTGATCAACCAAAAATACAACAGAATGGCTTTTCATTATTAGATATGAAACATTATTTATCACGTAGAGGTTATAACTCTAATGGATTTAAAATTAGTTTAAACCAGCTTGCAAAAGCTGAAATTCCGGCCATAACTATTATTAATAATAAAGGTTATATGCACTTTGTTATTATTAAAGGCATTGATGAAAACGAAGTGTTAATTGGTGACCCTGCCGTTGGCATTAAAGTTTATAGCAGATCAAAATTTGAAGAGGTGTGGAATAATAGAATTTTGTTTGTTATTCAGGACAAAAAGGACATTGCATCTAATCATTACCAATCTCAAGCTGAATGGAGACTCAGAGTGAAGGGCCATTTGGTTCTCGCTGTAGATCATTCTAGTTTAGCATTATTTAATATGCTTCAACCTTCAGCAATTGATTTTTGA
- a CDS encoding RNA polymerase sigma factor has protein sequence MLVNKQSNNRVLTAFQSCRDGLVRSIMKMSVEQQDVDDILQETFIRVLDSDAKQQIKSPKGYLFVVSRNLVLKKLMQQSKAIHTELDDALIEDDDENTVEKDLYQKLKFERFNQVLSSLPEKQRRAILLRKLYCLSHKEIANKMDVSVSSIEKYIAQGLKQCKQSLCAQGYEVDELKLPVHLNQSSEEQTK, from the coding sequence ATGCTAGTAAACAAGCAATCGAACAATAGAGTTTTAACAGCGTTCCAGTCATGTAGGGATGGTTTAGTGCGCTCTATTATGAAGATGAGTGTAGAGCAGCAAGATGTTGATGATATTTTACAGGAAACTTTTATTAGAGTTTTAGACTCTGATGCCAAACAACAAATTAAATCCCCAAAAGGATATTTATTTGTTGTTTCGAGAAACTTAGTGCTTAAAAAGTTAATGCAACAATCAAAAGCAATACATACAGAATTAGATGATGCATTAATTGAAGATGACGATGAGAATACGGTTGAGAAAGACTTATATCAAAAACTAAAATTTGAGCGTTTTAATCAGGTCTTAAGTTCATTACCAGAAAAACAACGCCGCGCAATACTATTAAGAAAGCTCTATTGTTTAAGTCATAAGGAAATAGCAAATAAAATGGATGTATCAGTTAGTTCTATTGAAAAGTACATTGCCCAAGGGTTAAAACAATGCAAACAGTCACTTTGTGCTCAAGGATATGAAGTTGATGAACTCAAACTGCCGGTACATCTTAATCAATCAAGCGAAGAGCAAACAAAATGA